One Tamlana carrageenivorans genomic region harbors:
- a CDS encoding IS4 family transposase, whose product MNKSKNFSGHPIIKQVLNFILPKDVHRTAKKHNSDRYTKKFTTYEHLATMVFTVISGCSSLREVSSIMLACEGKINHLGLTDFPKRSTLSDANRRRSSEVFADIYHLLYKRYHRFLSDSRPLEPAVKNLKIVDSSTIPLFSDILKGVGRNPLNGKKKGGIKMHTMINAMEDVPCLIKFSSAATHDHTFLKDLELKKGSYVVFDKGYVDYEQYQKWTLEDVYFVTRQKDNARYTSLEEFDISNKVDDAVLKDEKIGLTDKNGNAFSLRRIAFWHEKHQKVYEFITNNYDLDADKIADIYKNRWQIETMFKRLKQNFPLKYFLGDNQNAIEIQIWVSLIIQLIMLVIQRKAQRNWAYSNMMSVIRYHLMTYIDLFKFLKNPEANWEEITTKNIGQLSLFDP is encoded by the coding sequence ATGAATAAAAGTAAAAACTTTAGCGGACACCCCATAATCAAACAGGTATTAAATTTCATTTTGCCCAAAGATGTTCATCGGACAGCCAAAAAGCACAACAGCGATCGCTATACCAAAAAGTTTACCACCTATGAGCATTTGGCCACTATGGTATTTACCGTGATCAGTGGCTGTAGCTCACTTCGTGAGGTTTCCAGTATTATGCTTGCCTGCGAGGGAAAGATCAACCATCTAGGACTCACGGACTTTCCAAAACGCAGTACCTTGTCAGATGCTAACAGGAGAAGAAGCTCTGAAGTATTTGCCGATATTTATCATTTACTCTACAAACGTTACCATCGCTTTTTATCGGACAGCAGACCCTTAGAACCTGCAGTGAAGAACCTTAAAATCGTTGATTCCTCGACCATCCCCCTATTTAGTGACATTCTTAAAGGTGTAGGAAGGAACCCGCTCAACGGCAAAAAGAAAGGAGGTATCAAGATGCATACTATGATAAACGCCATGGAAGACGTTCCTTGTCTGATTAAGTTTTCAAGCGCGGCCACGCACGACCACACCTTTTTAAAAGACCTGGAACTCAAGAAGGGCTCTTATGTGGTTTTTGACAAAGGGTATGTGGATTATGAGCAATACCAAAAATGGACACTGGAAGATGTTTACTTTGTGACTCGGCAAAAGGACAATGCTCGCTATACAAGCCTTGAAGAGTTTGATATCTCCAATAAAGTGGACGATGCTGTCTTAAAGGACGAAAAAATAGGGCTTACGGACAAAAACGGCAATGCTTTTTCCCTGAGGAGAATCGCTTTTTGGCACGAAAAGCACCAAAAAGTTTATGAGTTCATCACTAATAATTATGATCTTGATGCAGACAAAATAGCCGACATCTATAAAAATAGGTGGCAGATTGAGACGATGTTCAAGCGGCTTAAACAGAACTTTCCGCTAAAGTATTTTTTGGGAGACAATCAAAATGCCATCGAAATACAAATCTGGGTCAGTTTGATAATCCAGCTCATTATGCTTGTGATCCAAAGAAAAGCCCAAAGAAACTGGGCTTATTCCAATATGATGTCCGTCATACGATACCATTTGATGACATATATCGATTTGTTCAAATTCCTGAAAAACCCAGAAGCTAATTGGGAAGAGATTACAACCAAAAACATTGGGCAATTAAGCCTTTTTGACCCATAA
- a CDS encoding 3-deoxy-D-manno-octulosonic acid transferase: MDLLYNLGTQITNAILPLSGIFSDKLKKGVIGRKNTFSVLKDGLNSSDKTLWFHCASLGEYEQGLPAFQALRQHYPTHKIVLSFFSPSGYEIRKNSPIADIVVYLPIDTKAHAKRFLNLVHPELTIFVKYDIWPNYLKELKKREGKAVLISAAFRENQPYFKYYGKPLRDALFAFEHIFTQNEASQTLLHSINYRNTTITGDTRYDRVYNQLSIDNTLDFIETFKDNKLCIVAGSTWPEGEAMLINFINNHSDKDVKFIIAPHNIKSDQINHIQKQIKAPTVLYSNKQSSNLVQAKVFIVDTIGILTKIYNYADIAYVGGGLGHTGLHNTLEPAVFGIPIIIGNHYDKFPEAKALIENGGMFSVATQNQFDTILTDLIENENKRHATGIQNEVFIKKNKGAVIQILNYLRIL; this comes from the coding sequence GTGGATTTACTTTATAATTTAGGCACACAAATAACCAACGCCATACTACCCCTTAGCGGTATTTTTAGTGACAAACTAAAAAAGGGCGTTATAGGCAGAAAAAACACCTTTTCTGTATTAAAAGACGGATTAAATTCTAGCGACAAAACGCTTTGGTTTCATTGCGCTTCTTTGGGCGAGTATGAGCAAGGCCTGCCTGCTTTCCAGGCCTTACGCCAACACTATCCGACGCATAAAATTGTGCTGAGTTTTTTTTCGCCATCGGGCTATGAAATTCGAAAAAACAGTCCTATTGCCGATATTGTCGTTTACTTACCCATAGACACCAAAGCCCATGCTAAACGTTTTTTAAACCTGGTACATCCCGAGCTTACTATTTTTGTTAAGTACGATATTTGGCCCAATTACTTAAAAGAATTAAAAAAACGTGAGGGTAAAGCCGTTTTAATCTCGGCGGCTTTTCGAGAAAACCAACCCTATTTTAAATATTACGGTAAACCTTTAAGAGATGCCTTATTTGCTTTCGAGCATATTTTCACTCAAAACGAAGCCTCTCAAACCTTACTTCATTCTATAAACTATCGAAATACAACCATTACTGGCGACACTAGGTACGACAGGGTTTACAACCAATTAAGCATCGATAATACTTTAGATTTTATTGAAACTTTTAAAGATAATAAGTTGTGCATTGTTGCTGGTAGCACATGGCCAGAAGGCGAAGCAATGCTAATAAATTTCATCAATAACCATAGCGATAAAGACGTCAAGTTTATCATTGCGCCCCACAATATCAAATCTGATCAGATAAACCATATTCAAAAGCAAATTAAAGCGCCAACCGTACTTTATTCTAATAAACAAAGTAGTAATTTGGTTCAGGCCAAAGTTTTTATTGTAGACACCATTGGCATACTTACAAAAATATACAACTATGCCGATATCGCTTATGTAGGCGGTGGTCTAGGTCATACCGGATTACACAACACTTTAGAACCTGCTGTTTTTGGTATTCCCATTATTATAGGCAATCACTACGACAAATTTCCAGAAGCCAAAGCGCTCATAGAAAACGGAGGGATGTTCTCGGTTGCCACCCAAAATCAATTTGATACCATTTTAACAGATTTGATTGAAAACGAAAACAAACGACACGCTACTGGTATACAAAACGAAGTATTCATTAAAAAGAATAAAGGAGCAGTAATCCAAATCTTAAATTATTTGCGTATATTATAG
- a CDS encoding sensor histidine kinase, whose amino-acid sequence MSSQFKKSYRFAVRTSLLIVFYTTLVMGVFLYYLEVFRWYWLALFSIILFVFALVIIQFNVERFIYKRIKKIYDDLTLLESAKLSKGPITTNIQTLTEDIDRYAKDKKIEIETLRVREEYRKEFIGNVSHELKTPLFTVQGYILTLLDGAADDKEIRKKYLERASKGIERLGFIIKDLDMITKLEVGDLRLQYEVFNIVELIRQVFDMLEMKANKKDITLTFDRKYITPVFVRADKERVQQVLANLIVNSIKYGSERGTTEISIENLIKNKIIIRVTDNGEGIAKMHLPRLFERFYRVDKSGSRKEGGSGLGLSIVKHIIEAHKEKIYVESEEGIGSEFSFTLEKAE is encoded by the coding sequence ATGTCTTCACAATTTAAAAAATCATATCGTTTCGCGGTAAGAACATCGTTGTTGATAGTCTTTTATACAACACTCGTAATGGGTGTTTTTTTGTATTATCTCGAAGTCTTTAGGTGGTACTGGCTCGCTCTATTTAGTATCATTTTGTTTGTATTTGCGTTAGTGATTATTCAGTTTAATGTTGAGCGGTTTATCTATAAGCGTATTAAGAAAATATACGACGATTTAACCTTGCTCGAGTCTGCCAAACTATCTAAAGGACCTATAACAACAAATATTCAAACTCTTACCGAGGATATCGATCGTTATGCTAAGGATAAAAAGATAGAAATTGAAACTTTAAGGGTTAGAGAGGAGTATCGAAAAGAGTTTATAGGAAATGTGTCTCATGAATTAAAAACGCCTTTATTTACAGTTCAAGGCTATATTTTAACTTTGTTAGATGGTGCAGCAGACGATAAGGAAATTCGAAAAAAATATCTAGAACGCGCCAGTAAAGGAATTGAAAGACTTGGATTTATTATCAAAGACCTGGATATGATTACCAAGCTTGAAGTGGGAGACCTTAGGTTGCAATACGAGGTTTTTAATATCGTAGAGCTTATCAGGCAAGTTTTTGACATGCTGGAAATGAAGGCTAATAAAAAAGACATTACCTTAACTTTTGATAGAAAATATATCACCCCGGTTTTTGTTCGTGCAGACAAAGAACGTGTGCAGCAAGTTTTAGCAAACTTAATTGTGAACTCGATTAAATACGGAAGTGAAAGAGGCACCACCGAAATAAGTATAGAAAACCTTATAAAAAATAAAATAATCATTCGGGTAACCGATAATGGTGAAGGTATAGCTAAAATGCATTTACCACGTTTGTTTGAACGTTTTTATCGCGTAGATAAAAGTGGGTCACGAAAAGAAGGTGGGTCAGGTCTTGGTTTGTCTATTGTAAAACACATTATAGAAGCGCATAAAGAGAAAATCTATGTAGAAAGTGAAGAAGGTATTGGTAGTGAGTTCTCCTTTACTTTAGAAAAAGCTGAATAG
- a CDS encoding glycosyltransferase — translation MKKQVLVAPLNWGLGHATRCIPIINALIADNFIPIIASDGAALDLLRKEFPNISTIELPSYNVTYAKNGKHFKLKLIKDSPKLLKAIKREKKAVAEILDTHDIAGIISDNRIGVRNKKVPSVFITHQLYVLSGSTSWLSTKMHQKFIKKFDRCWVPDIPGEPNLSGKLGHVKTFDIPTEYIGPLSRFTASNEVIKNDLMVLISGPEPQRSFLEEKLLQELKSYTGKIVFVKGQMEAQQTKEVIGNITIYNFMTSKLLEKTINESALIISRSGYTTVMDLAKLNKKAFFIPTPGQFEQEYLAERLWELSMVPTCHQDEFTIDKLEEIVAYEGLKAFDFTPNYKALFSFF, via the coding sequence ATGAAAAAGCAAGTTTTGGTCGCTCCATTAAATTGGGGCCTAGGTCATGCCACCCGATGCATACCCATTATAAACGCTTTAATTGCCGATAATTTCATCCCCATTATAGCTAGCGATGGTGCTGCATTAGATTTGTTAAGAAAAGAGTTTCCGAATATATCGACTATCGAACTGCCTTCGTATAACGTGACTTATGCCAAAAACGGAAAACACTTTAAATTAAAACTAATTAAAGACTCTCCTAAGCTTCTAAAGGCTATAAAAAGGGAAAAAAAAGCAGTTGCTGAAATTCTAGACACACACGATATTGCTGGAATTATTTCAGATAACAGAATAGGGGTAAGAAACAAAAAAGTACCTTCTGTTTTTATAACACATCAATTATATGTTTTAAGCGGAAGCACCTCTTGGTTAAGTACTAAAATGCATCAAAAATTCATAAAGAAATTTGACAGATGCTGGGTACCCGATATTCCTGGAGAACCGAATTTAAGTGGTAAACTAGGTCATGTAAAAACATTCGATATCCCTACGGAATACATAGGGCCTTTAAGCCGATTTACAGCATCAAACGAGGTTATTAAAAATGATTTGATGGTTTTAATTTCGGGGCCAGAACCGCAACGTTCTTTTTTAGAAGAAAAGCTTTTACAAGAACTTAAAAGCTACACAGGAAAAATTGTTTTTGTAAAAGGCCAGATGGAAGCCCAACAAACCAAAGAAGTTATTGGAAACATCACCATTTATAATTTCATGACCTCAAAATTGCTTGAAAAAACCATCAATGAAAGCGCCTTAATCATTTCGCGTTCTGGGTATACCACCGTCATGGATTTAGCAAAACTTAACAAAAAGGCCTTTTTTATTCCAACCCCCGGACAATTTGAACAAGAGTATCTTGCAGAAAGGCTTTGGGAATTAAGTATGGTTCCTACATGTCATCAGGATGAATTTACCATAGATAAATTAGAAGAAATTGTAGCCTATGAAGGACTGAAAGCCTTTGATTTTACGCCAAATTATAAAGCCCTATTCAGCTTTTTCTAA
- a CDS encoding DegT/DnrJ/EryC1/StrS family aminotransferase yields the protein MKKIQMVDLKGQYSEIKDIVNPSIQEVIENTAFINGPKVHEFQKNLENYLGVKHVIPCANGTDALQIAMMGLGLKPGDEVITADFTFAATVEVIALLQLTPVLVDVNADDFNINIEAIKNAITPKTKAIVPVHLFGQCAHMEAIMELAKAHNLFVIEDNAQAIGANYTYADGTKVKAGTIGHVGATSFFPSKNLGCYGDGGAIFTNDDALAHTIRGIVNHGMYERYHHDVVGVNSRLDSIQAAVLDAKLPLLDQYNNRRIEAANKYDAAFKDVENIVTPYRYGDLDNHVFHQYTLQVKGVDRDALVKHLNANDIPCGVYYPIPLHRQKAYVDERYHEADFEVTNQLVKEVISLPMHTELDDEQIHFITTTIISYLNE from the coding sequence ATGAAAAAAATTCAAATGGTAGACCTTAAAGGTCAATATAGTGAGATTAAAGATATTGTTAATCCTTCCATTCAAGAAGTTATAGAAAACACCGCCTTTATAAACGGTCCTAAAGTTCACGAATTTCAGAAAAATTTAGAAAATTATTTAGGTGTAAAACACGTTATTCCTTGTGCCAATGGTACCGATGCCCTTCAAATTGCCATGATGGGCTTAGGGTTAAAGCCAGGCGATGAGGTGATTACAGCCGATTTTACCTTTGCCGCTACGGTTGAGGTGATTGCCTTACTGCAATTAACTCCCGTTTTAGTTGATGTGAATGCAGATGATTTCAATATTAATATAGAAGCGATTAAAAACGCTATTACGCCAAAAACAAAGGCAATTGTACCAGTGCATCTTTTTGGGCAATGTGCCCATATGGAAGCGATAATGGAGCTAGCAAAAGCTCATAATTTATTTGTAATTGAAGATAACGCCCAAGCTATAGGCGCCAATTATACCTATGCTGATGGTACAAAAGTAAAAGCAGGCACTATTGGACATGTTGGTGCAACTTCTTTTTTTCCTTCAAAAAATTTAGGATGTTACGGTGATGGTGGTGCTATTTTTACAAACGATGATGCTTTAGCCCATACCATTCGCGGTATTGTAAACCACGGTATGTATGAGCGTTATCATCATGATGTCGTGGGGGTTAATTCACGCTTAGACAGTATTCAGGCCGCGGTTTTAGATGCTAAACTACCACTTTTAGATCAGTATAATAATCGTAGAATTGAAGCTGCTAATAAATATGATGCGGCTTTTAAGGACGTTGAAAATATCGTTACACCTTATCGCTATGGCGATTTAGATAATCATGTATTCCATCAATATACCTTACAAGTAAAGGGTGTAGATCGCGATGCTTTAGTAAAGCACCTAAATGCAAATGACATTCCTTGTGGTGTGTATTATCCAATTCCACTGCATAGACAAAAAGCCTATGTAGATGAGCGTTATCATGAAGCCGATTTTGAAGTGACTAATCAATTGGTTAAGGAAGTGATTTCATTACCTATGCACACCGAATTGGACGACGAACAAATACATTTTATAACAACAACTATAATAAGCTATTTAAATGAGTAA
- a CDS encoding NifU family protein, with amino-acid sequence MTSEELKINVEKALEEIRPFLQSDGGDISLLSIENDTLVKVRLEGACVGCSVNQMTLKSGVEMTIKKYAPQIEQVINIEN; translated from the coding sequence ATGACATCAGAAGAGTTAAAAATAAATGTTGAAAAAGCACTTGAAGAAATTCGACCTTTTTTACAAAGTGATGGTGGTGATATTTCATTGCTGTCTATTGAAAATGATACTTTAGTAAAGGTGCGTTTAGAAGGAGCATGTGTTGGGTGTAGTGTGAATCAAATGACACTTAAATCTGGTGTGGAAATGACCATAAAAAAATATGCGCCTCAAATAGAGCAGGTTATTAATATTGAAAACTAA
- a CDS encoding MGMT family protein: protein MKPDTLSFFERVYEVVRQIPFGCVTSYGAIAAYLGAARSARMVGYAMNNAHDKDVPAHRVVNRKGLLTGKHHFGGTHLMQQLLENEGVVVKDNQIQNFEKVFWNPSEAFPYQLA, encoded by the coding sequence ATGAAACCAGATACTCTAAGTTTTTTCGAACGTGTATATGAAGTAGTCAGGCAAATTCCTTTCGGATGCGTAACGAGCTATGGCGCTATTGCAGCCTATTTGGGAGCTGCGCGAAGCGCAAGAATGGTTGGTTACGCCATGAATAATGCGCATGATAAGGACGTGCCTGCGCACCGTGTCGTAAACCGTAAGGGTTTATTAACGGGCAAGCATCACTTTGGAGGTACACATTTAATGCAGCAGCTTCTCGAAAATGAAGGGGTTGTGGTAAAAGACAACCAAATTCAGAATTTCGAGAAAGTGTTTTGGAACCCATCTGAAGCATTTCCATATCAGTTAGCTTGA
- a CDS encoding response regulator transcription factor: MNKKDIKILLVDDEPDILEIVGYNLSSEGYQVITAENGHEGVKKAKKELPHLIILDVMMPEMDGIEACEIIRKNPDLKNTIVTFLTARGEDYSQVAGFDAGADDYITKPIKPKVLVSKVKALLRRFKEEDVADTMKIGNLIINRDEYKITSKGVEIILPRKEFELLSLLASKPGKVFKRDEILDAVWGNEVVVGGRTIDVHIRKLREKLGDDSFKTIKGVGYKFVD; encoded by the coding sequence ATGAATAAAAAGGATATTAAAATTTTACTGGTTGATGATGAACCAGATATTTTAGAAATTGTTGGATATAATTTATCTAGTGAAGGCTACCAAGTCATTACGGCCGAAAACGGACATGAGGGGGTTAAAAAGGCTAAAAAAGAATTGCCGCATCTTATTATACTAGATGTTATGATGCCCGAAATGGATGGTATTGAAGCTTGTGAAATCATTAGAAAAAATCCGGACTTAAAAAATACGATTGTTACCTTTTTAACGGCTAGAGGTGAGGATTATTCGCAAGTAGCTGGTTTTGATGCTGGAGCCGATGACTATATTACGAAGCCTATAAAGCCAAAAGTTTTGGTTAGTAAGGTGAAAGCGCTTTTAAGACGCTTTAAAGAGGAAGACGTTGCCGATACCATGAAAATTGGTAATTTAATTATTAATCGTGATGAATATAAAATTACTTCTAAAGGTGTTGAAATCATTCTGCCTAGAAAAGAGTTTGAATTACTTTCATTATTAGCTTCTAAACCAGGGAAAGTATTTAAAAGAGATGAAATTTTAGATGCTGTTTGGGGAAATGAAGTAGTCGTGGGTGGTAGAACCATTGATGTTCACATTAGAAAGCTTCGTGAAAAACTAGGAGATGATAGCTTTAAAACTATTAAAGGCGTGGGTTATAAGTTTGTTGATTAA
- a CDS encoding LysE family translocator: protein MEITVVFLLGFIFAFLGVIPPGLLNMTAAKISLKEGHVRGIMFSIGACIVVLGQTYIASIFASYLSIHPEVVDVLRRVAVVIFILITIYFLFIAKSKEPKEVKLQKRSKHSRFFQGVLMSALNVFPIPYQAYMTISLASLGWITFEKISVISYVAGAVMGSFATLYLYIFFFDKIKSKALTSQKNMNRLIGGITAIMSIVTIIGIIKGS from the coding sequence TTGGAGATTACAGTTGTATTTTTATTAGGTTTTATCTTTGCATTTTTAGGTGTAATTCCTCCTGGCTTATTGAATATGACCGCAGCAAAAATTAGCCTAAAGGAAGGACATGTTCGCGGTATCATGTTTTCCATTGGTGCCTGTATTGTGGTTTTAGGTCAAACCTATATCGCTTCCATTTTTGCTAGTTATTTAAGTATACATCCCGAAGTTGTTGATGTGCTAAGGCGGGTTGCGGTTGTTATTTTTATTTTAATTACCATTTACTTTTTGTTTATAGCAAAATCTAAAGAACCCAAAGAGGTCAAGCTGCAAAAAAGAAGCAAGCACAGTCGTTTTTTTCAAGGTGTATTGATGTCGGCGTTAAACGTATTTCCTATACCTTATCAAGCTTATATGACCATTTCATTGGCTTCATTGGGCTGGATAACTTTTGAAAAAATTAGTGTGATTTCGTATGTTGCTGGAGCTGTAATGGGATCGTTTGCAACGCTGTATTTGTATATTTTCTTTTTTGATAAAATTAAAAGTAAGGCGCTTACCTCTCAAAAAAACATGAATCGTCTTATAGGAGGTATCACAGCAATCATGTCTATAGTAACCATCATAGGGATTATAAAGGGGTCATGA
- a CDS encoding T9SS type A sorting domain-containing protein, producing MKKGYFFFFTCIICLFFVQNTNAQKASTPIHHQQSIEGLSFYPNPVKSETGYITISSKLNSIKKIDIYNVLGKQLLTLKLKSKELNISNLKKGVYILKITENNVSETRKLIVL from the coding sequence ATGAAAAAAGGCTACTTTTTCTTTTTTACCTGTATCATCTGTTTGTTTTTTGTGCAAAATACGAATGCACAAAAAGCAAGTACGCCTATTCATCATCAACAGTCTATTGAGGGTTTAAGCTTTTATCCTAATCCTGTTAAAAGCGAAACAGGCTATATCACTATTTCAAGTAAATTAAATAGCATTAAAAAAATAGACATTTATAATGTACTTGGCAAACAATTACTTACTTTAAAACTAAAAAGCAAAGAGTTAAATATTTCTAATCTTAAAAAAGGAGTTTATATCTTAAAAATTACCGAAAACAACGTGAGTGAGACTAGAAAGTTGATTGTTCTCTAG
- a CDS encoding 2Fe-2S iron-sulfur cluster-binding protein — protein sequence MEDINIKITDRDGVTHDIVAPTDMAMNLMEVVRSYELAPEGTIGVCGGMAMCASCQCYVLSDTVLPEMSDDEEAMLSEAFDVKDNSRLGCQIQMTPEMEGLEVELAPES from the coding sequence ATGGAAGATATTAATATCAAAATAACAGATAGAGATGGTGTCACTCATGACATTGTTGCGCCAACTGATATGGCAATGAATCTTATGGAAGTAGTAAGATCCTATGAACTAGCACCAGAAGGAACAATTGGAGTTTGTGGAGGTATGGCGATGTGCGCTTCTTGTCAATGTTACGTGCTGAGTGATACGGTTTTACCGGAAATGAGTGATGATGAAGAAGCGATGCTTTCGGAGGCATTCGATGTTAAAGACAATAGTCGTTTAGGTTGTCAAATTCAAATGACTCCAGAAATGGAAGGACTAGAAGTGGAATTGGCTCCAGAAAGTTAA
- the trmB gene encoding tRNA (guanosine(46)-N7)-methyltransferase TrmB, producing the protein MGSKNKLRRFKENETFSNVFQPTRDELVESQFNLKGHWRTEVFKNNNPLVLELGCGKGEYSVALAQKYPDKNFIGIDIKGARFWRGAKTALEDGISNVAFLRTQIELIDHAFAEGEVDEIWITFPDPQIKYKRTKHRMTNATFLERYKKILKPEGVVNLKTDSEFMHGYTLGLLHGAGHEVLYANHNVYKQEGSPEEVTSIQTFYESQYLEQNKAITYIRFKIK; encoded by the coding sequence TTGGGAAGCAAAAATAAACTTAGAAGATTTAAGGAAAACGAAACATTTTCAAATGTATTTCAACCTACAAGAGATGAGCTTGTGGAATCTCAATTCAATTTAAAGGGGCATTGGCGTACTGAAGTTTTTAAAAATAACAACCCTTTGGTTTTAGAGTTAGGTTGCGGAAAAGGAGAATATTCTGTGGCTTTAGCTCAAAAATACCCAGATAAAAATTTCATTGGAATTGATATCAAAGGGGCACGCTTCTGGCGTGGGGCAAAAACAGCACTAGAAGATGGGATTTCTAATGTGGCTTTTTTACGAACTCAAATAGAGCTTATTGATCATGCTTTTGCCGAAGGTGAAGTCGATGAAATCTGGATTACCTTCCCAGACCCACAAATAAAATACAAGCGTACCAAGCATCGTATGACCAATGCAACATTCCTGGAGCGTTATAAGAAAATATTAAAACCTGAAGGCGTGGTTAATCTCAAAACAGACAGTGAATTTATGCACGGTTACACCCTTGGTTTGTTACATGGTGCTGGGCATGAAGTGCTTTATGCAAATCATAATGTTTACAAACAAGAGGGGAGTCCAGAAGAAGTTACATCTATTCAGACATTTTATGAATCTCAGTATTTGGAGCAAAACAAAGCGATAACCTATATCAGGTTTAAAATCAAATAA
- a CDS encoding Mrp/NBP35 family ATP-binding protein produces MKLNKKDILTALESITVPGEGQNMVESGAVKNVVTFGDEVIVEITIKNPSLQAKKRTEVDILKTIHEKVYEKAKIKVNVKVEAPESPKLNVIKGKPVPGIKNIIAVASGKGGVGKSTVTANLAVSLAKMGFKVGVLDADIYGPSMPIMFDVVNDKPLAVNVDGKSKMKPIESYEVKILSIGFFTQPNQAVVWRGPMAAKALNQMIFDAHWGELDFLLLDLPPGTGDIHLSIMQSLPITGSVIVSTPQNVALADAKKGVAMFQQDSINVPVLGLIENMAYFTPEELPDNKYYIFGKEGAKHLAEDLKVPFLGELPLVQSIREAGDVGRPAALQTGTALEDAFLKITQQVVQEVVRRNDDLPPTEAIKITTMAGCAVVKK; encoded by the coding sequence ATGAAGCTTAATAAGAAAGATATTTTAACAGCACTCGAAAGCATTACAGTTCCAGGAGAAGGACAAAATATGGTGGAAAGTGGAGCTGTTAAAAATGTAGTAACTTTTGGAGATGAAGTTATTGTTGAAATTACCATAAAGAACCCAAGTTTACAGGCGAAAAAACGTACTGAAGTTGATATTTTAAAAACCATTCATGAAAAGGTTTACGAGAAGGCTAAAATTAAAGTCAATGTAAAAGTTGAAGCGCCTGAAAGTCCGAAACTCAACGTGATAAAAGGTAAACCAGTACCAGGAATCAAAAATATTATAGCAGTGGCATCCGGAAAGGGTGGTGTAGGGAAATCTACGGTTACAGCCAATTTAGCGGTGTCTTTGGCAAAAATGGGCTTTAAAGTTGGTGTTCTAGATGCTGATATTTATGGACCATCGATGCCCATCATGTTTGATGTGGTAAATGACAAACCTTTAGCAGTAAATGTTGATGGGAAATCGAAAATGAAACCCATTGAAAGTTATGAGGTAAAGATCTTATCTATTGGCTTTTTTACCCAACCTAACCAAGCAGTAGTTTGGAGAGGCCCCATGGCAGCCAAGGCTTTAAATCAGATGATTTTTGATGCCCATTGGGGAGAACTTGATTTTTTATTATTAGACCTTCCTCCGGGAACAGGAGATATTCACTTAAGCATCATGCAGTCTTTGCCTATTACGGGATCCGTAATAGTGAGTACACCCCAAAATGTGGCTTTGGCTGATGCTAAAAAGGGCGTTGCTATGTTTCAACAAGATAGTATCAATGTGCCTGTTTTAGGATTGATAGAAAATATGGCGTATTTTACACCAGAAGAATTGCCAGACAACAAATATTATATTTTTGGTAAAGAAGGTGCAAAACATTTGGCCGAAGATTTAAAAGTACCGTTTTTAGGTGAGTTGCCTCTTGTGCAAAGTATTAGAGAAGCAGGTGATGTTGGTCGCCCGGCTGCACTTCAAACAGGAACAGCTCTAGAAGATGCCTTCCTAAAAATCACACAGCAAGTGGTTCAAGAAGTTGTTCGTAGAAACGATGATTTACCGCCTACAGAGGCTATTAAAATAACAACAATGGCTGGTTGTGCAGTGGTTAAAAAATAA